In Manis pentadactyla isolate mManPen7 chromosome 8, mManPen7.hap1, whole genome shotgun sequence, the following are encoded in one genomic region:
- the LOC118934291 gene encoding olfactory receptor 13A1-like, which yields MALSGNSLIVAAIAFTSRLHTPMYLFLINLAVFDVICACTVVPKLLEILVAEKRGISYWGCVAQVYFLTWSLAAELLLFTTMAYDRYLAICQPLHYGSMMSPRVCVVLAGAVWGISVLGAGVNACLILRLTFCGSNVIDHFFCEIPLLLLLSCSCTYVNDITAVMADIFFAVLYFLLTTVSCGFIISTILKMRTAKGKRRAFSTCSSPLIAVSMYYSTIIYTHLSPGSSYSPGTGKVVAVLYSTVSPTLNPLMDTLRNKDVEAALKKVFTLLAENCNYFVYR from the coding sequence ATGGCACTCTCTGGAAATTCCCTCATTGTGGCAGCCATTGCCTTTACCTCCaggctccacacccccatgtacttgtTCTTGATCAATTTGGCTGTTTTTGATGTCATCTGTGCCTGCACCGTGGTGCCCAAGCTGCTTGAGATCCTGGTGGCAGAGAAGAGAGGCATCTCTTACTGGGGCTGTGTGGCCCAGGTGTACTTCCTGACGTGGTCTCTAGCAGCAGAATTACTGCTCTTCACCACCATGGCTTATGACCGCTACCTGGCCATCTGCCAGCCTCTGCACTATGGATCCATGATGAGCCCCAGGGTGTGTGTGGtgctggctggggctgtgtggggCATCAGCGTGCTCGGTGCTGGAGTCAATGCCTGCCTGATTTTACGGTTGACCTTCTGTGGGTCCAACGTGATCGATCACTTCTTCTGTGAGATCCCCCTTCTGCTGCTGCTGTCCTGTTCCTGCACGTACGTGAATGACATCACGGCAGTTATGGCTGACATCTTCTTTGCTGTGCTGTATTTCCTACTTACCACGGTGTCCTGTGGCTTCATCATCTCCACCATCCTGAAGATGCGTACAGCCAAGGGGAAGAGGCgagccttttccacctgctcctccccccTCATCGCGGTCAGCATGTACTACTCCACCATCATCTACACCCACCTGAGCCCCGGCTCTAGCTACTCCCCCGGGACGGGCAAGGTGGTGGCTGTGCTTTATTCCACTGTGAGCCCCACCCTGAACCCTCTCATGGACACTCTGAGGAACAAGGATGTCGAGGCAGCTCTCAAGAAAGTTTTTACACTTTTAGCAGAaaactgtaattattttgtttaCAGGTAA